One stretch of Hevea brasiliensis isolate MT/VB/25A 57/8 chromosome 12, ASM3005281v1, whole genome shotgun sequence DNA includes these proteins:
- the LOC131171156 gene encoding alpha carbonic anhydrase 8-like codes for MATPSSPSANPSPNLPSPSQSPLQTPPLPQSPPPSSPPLPQNQTPTLIPPTPLAPQNEAQNETPILETQIQEPMPEPMPTQAKSKAKTKMTAGKPKKAPVEKRKGNPSVCLDFNSSPKPAIAPAAPATSADDIEEVLSPLPWAFKDMNMKNAFESLAFKPISTNKYMDECADRELDMGSMSEIFGFQDLGYKSIEWQQTIYDPVKF; via the exons ATGGCTACTCCATCTTCACCTTCTGCTAACCCCAGTCCCAATCTGCCATCGCCATCCCAGTCACCACTGCAAACACCACCACTACCTCAATCGCCTCCACCATCTTCACCACCACTACCCCAAAACCAAACACCGACCCTCATCCCGCCGACCCCCCTCGCACCACAAAATGAAGCCCAAAATGAAACACCCATTTTGGAAACCCAGATTCAAGAACCCATGCCTGAACCCATGCCAACCCAGGCCAAATCTAAAGCTAAAACCAAAATGACTGCGGGTAAACCCAAGAAAGCCCCTGtcgaaaaaagaaaaggaaacccctCTGTTTGTTTGGACTTTAACTCTTCACCTAAG CCTGCCATTGCTCCAGCAGCACCTGCGACATCTGCCGATGACATAGAGGAGGTactttctccattaccttgggcttttaaagACATGAATATGAAAAATGCTTTTGAGAGTTTAGCTTTTAAGCCCATTTCGACaaacaaatatatggatga ATGTGctgatagggagttagacatgggTTCTATGAGtgaaatttttggttttcaggattTGGGCTATAAGAGCATTGAGTGGCAACAAACCATTTATGATCCTGTTAAGTTCTAG